In the genome of Anabaena cylindrica PCC 7122, the window AGACTAATAATAAGCAGATGAAAACGCCGAAAATCCGGCAGGTTGGTGGTAGCTTTCTAATTTTATTGACTCTGTTGTTGTTGCTGAATTTGATAGTTCCGAGTTTGTTTGGAACTCGATGGCAACAAGTTCCTTATAGTGATTTTATTGCTCAAGTAGAAGCTGGTAAGGTAGATAAGGCGGTTGTGGGGAGCGATCGCATCGAATATTCTATCAAAACCCCAACCCCTGAAGGTAAAATCGCTGAAAAGGTATTCACAACCACACCTGTAGCCATTGATTTAGATTTACCGAAAATTCTCCGGGAGAATAAGGTCGAATTTGCCGCATCACCACCAGCCGAAAACGCCTGGATTGGCACGGTATTGAGTTGGGTGGCTCCCCCATTAATTTTCTTTGGGATTTGGGCTTTTTTAATGAATCGTCAAGCTGGGGGACCCGCAGCGTTGACAGTAGGTAAAAGCAAAGCCCGCATTTATTCTGAAGGTAGTACTGGGGTAAAATTCCTGGATGTAGCGGGTGTAGATGAAGCTAAAGCTGAACTCGAAGAAATCGTTGATTTTCTCAAAAATGCGACCAAATACACCAACTTAGGGGCAAAAATTCCCAAGGGTGTATTGTTAGTCGGACCCCCTGGTACTGGTAAAACATTACTAGCAAAAGCGATCGCAGGTGAAGCCAGTGTTCCCTTCTTCAGCATCTCCGGTTCTGAATTTATCGAATTATTCGTTGGTGTCGGTGCTGCGCGAGTCCGCGATTTATTTGAACAAGCCAAACAACAAGCCCCCTGTATCGTCTTTATCGATGAATTAGACGCTTTAGGTAAATCTCGCGGTGGCCCTGGTGGTTTTGTCGGTGGTAACGATGAACGAGAACAAACCCTCAACCAATTACTCACCGAAATGGATGGTTTTGACGCTAACACCGGTGTAATTATCATCGCTGCTACCAACCGTCCCGAAGTACTTGACCCCGCTTTACGTCGTCCTGGTCGTTTTGACCGTCAAATTGTGGTAGATAGACCTGATAAAATTGGTCGAGAAGCAATCCTCAAAGTCCACGCTAGAAATGTCAAACTGGCAGAAGATGTGGATTTAGGGATTATTGCCACTCGCACACCTGGTTTTGCTGGTGCAGATTTAGCCAACTTAGTTAATGAAGCTGCATTATTAGCAGCGAGAAATAA includes:
- the ftsH gene encoding ATP-dependent zinc metalloprotease FtsH, which codes for MPVETNNKQMKTPKIRQVGGSFLILLTLLLLLNLIVPSLFGTRWQQVPYSDFIAQVEAGKVDKAVVGSDRIEYSIKTPTPEGKIAEKVFTTTPVAIDLDLPKILRENKVEFAASPPAENAWIGTVLSWVAPPLIFFGIWAFLMNRQAGGPAALTVGKSKARIYSEGSTGVKFLDVAGVDEAKAELEEIVDFLKNATKYTNLGAKIPKGVLLVGPPGTGKTLLAKAIAGEASVPFFSISGSEFIELFVGVGAARVRDLFEQAKQQAPCIVFIDELDALGKSRGGPGGFVGGNDEREQTLNQLLTEMDGFDANTGVIIIAATNRPEVLDPALRRPGRFDRQIVVDRPDKIGREAILKVHARNVKLAEDVDLGIIATRTPGFAGADLANLVNEAALLAARNNRQAVLMADFNEAIERLVAGLEKRSRVLNEIEKKTVAYHEVGHAIVGALMPGAGKVEKISVVPRGVGALGYTIQMPEEDRFLMIEDEIRGRIATLLGGRSSEEIVFGKVSTGAADDIQKATDLAERVITIYGMSDKLGPVAFEKVQQQFIEGYGNPRRSISPQMTEEIDREVKQILDNAHHIALSILRCNRDLLEEIAQELLQKEILEGVYLRERITQAKAPADMDEWLRTGKLDSDKPLLQTLLV